Part of the Zea mays cultivar B73 chromosome 4, Zm-B73-REFERENCE-NAM-5.0, whole genome shotgun sequence genome is shown below.
tcctaactgcacggatgttgtcacccacaaacttctcatctactaagaatgttgctagtttgatggtggtagttactgcaacttcaacttcaaatctttgccctttggaactggtgaattCTACGGTTCACTTAGcatagtgtatatactgcctttgcctttcttaaccatgacgtaccaaggatcacgtctatagtgctctcttctaacactataggggtagcccatctaggttagaaatacagggtaagaaaggaagaattgtagacaaggcgagtaattacgagaaatgttactgcgggggatttattagttaagtagattagtgtgttatccactaaagctaatgcattaccttatggtggaacatgctaagatgcccaactatactatttcaatcaatcaaagaagcaaatcaggcattgatcatcagaacaatcaaccaacatttttaatagagaaaataattttaatttttttgtcttggttccctatctcttaaaaagatcataatggtaggattccaaggtgtgaaatccatcttgtcttagagtagaaaaggtaagagtgaTTAGAGTAgagcagtagaaggtgagacatgatcaatataagtatagaaagaatcagagtaaggtaagtatagaatgaatcagagtaagacaAGTAGatgagggtttgtccatttctatctaggtttcgtcctacagtcaacatttcctctgataccacttctgtcacacccggttttaaggaacaaagccgggtgcatctcatacatgcgccaagaagacaacatatacaataacagagtgtatagagataaatgtcataaaacatcagagtatttattacatagcggaagacttaatacaaaataaaagaataaacataaaacgaactaaggatcgttggcgccaatgtcaactgagaaacgccacctagatcagatcatactcctcgccttgtggctcctcctgaaccacctgttcttctcctgtgggggggtgtgagacaacaagagtgagctcacacatgttcatcgctcaacaagttgtggggaataatgtggcatgaactctccAAAggcgggagttcatgtagtgtaaggctaatcaatgaaataaaggctgaagctgagcattgcttttagaagttggtcaaaattttattagcaattactaagtgtaagtaaataccaaaccatagtaataataaataaaagtaataataaaataatcccacatGTAATGAtatgacaggttaagtttaagttccataaattaatcatgtgagtgtccgagccgctcatggccgtgagcacggctagtataccagttttacactctgcagaggttgcgcatctttacccacaagtcgtgttacccatttgccacggagttgatcagaccccatacacctctaccaaggaagcgaggcagggtaccactacgaggcctttacaaagttccactagcttcagactacccgctacagtttataggaagctccagtgcagggtttttgcatgaccgccatcgcagcaaaatcaacccaaggacctccctacactgaccactcccctactgcccttgcccctttcgggtaaggtagccctccactagctttcctagttaatcagccaagggcgtcccattatacccttgtggtagcactgttttcccgggtggttctccatgttcacattaacataatgatcttaccatgaacataaaataatgaacagataataacaagtgtaaaaatgagtgatgaatatctctatacccaaatccacataaagcaatagcatgtactacccaaaaacttagtagtaaaaccagtggtgaagcaaggtataaagatagtcaaaatctagggtatcctattgggtcccagcaaaattaacctatgcagatcattatgattaataagaacatgaatgggtaaaagaagtgatcaagggcacaacttgccttcaatgagctcctgctcagcagtctctaccagctgaacctcaggatcttTTGTAGCTTGCTCGACTACTCGCattaacacaatacatacatagtatagcaaaaatcaacattacaccaaacatgtaaataaattacacagtaataatctagacattaaaataggattctaggaactggaatcactaaatttggagttatatattttaagttatggattttccaaggttttatgtatttaatacaagattaagtgatagataaattttaatgagtctttcatgccaaaacagaggcactatttgatagagaataatattacaaaaatttaggaactggaatggaccaatttggagttcatatgaattttccacaatttaaacaagttctatacattaaaaatctatttctattttatttttatCCGATTTTCGAgttttctggactgggcctcatttcctGAAAAACACAGGGGTTCAATCGCAAAAGAAACCGAGACACAAGCGTTGTACAGGGTGGACTACGGGTTGGTTCTTAAATACTGGAAGGGCTCTTCTGCAAAACttgcggccgaaggggtatcttcgGATCCAAGCCGTTGGATCACGCGTGAACGGTTCTGATTTAAATAAATGTGAGCGCATCAGGGATCGTCCGATCAGAATTATACGGCTCGGATTTAAAAACCCCTGCGATCGCCTCGGCTTGCCCGAACGCGATCGAATGGTCCGCATTCACCCTGGCCTGATTCGCCCCCGATCTAATCTACACCCATGATTCTCCAATCTACGGCCAACACATCGTCTTCAACCCTCGGCTGCCCAAGCACAGACGCCGCCCGATTCCCAGtgttctctctctcctctcattTCTTTCTCCAGCCCGCATGCCGCGGCCGAGCGCCAAAGACACGGCAGCGAACTGCCCGAGCCTACGAACTGCTACCAGCATAGAAATGTAAAGCGGAGACATCTAGAGTGGTGATTCTCACCAGAATTCCCGTCGCTCGGCTCGATTAGCGATGAAGGCCCAGTTCGGTGAGATGCCGACCGTACCCGTCCACGGCTCGACCGCCAGGCGCACCGCGGTAAAATTACGCCGAGACTCTTGCTTCCAGGTTGTTGTGCGGCAAAACTTCGCGCGTACTCCCCAGCGACCCCGCCCGGCACCTTGCTTGAAGCCACAGCGATTACCCCGACGAGCGATTTGGCGCACGCCAGACGGTCGAAGCCACGTAGGTGCCTACATGATTACGCCTTGTTTTTCCCTGGGTTCGGTGAGGTGGGGCGAGTCGAAGCTGGTTCACAGCTCCGATTGGTTTTAATGGTAGTCACGGTGGCGATGAGTTCTACCAGGGCCTCGTTCTGGGGGCGAGCTAAGGGTGCAGAGGATACATGTAGCCCCGACAAACGCCGAATTCGAAAGATCCCAACAACCCGCCGCACGCGCTCGGTCTTCGTGGGGGATCCCAGATCTCCGGTGGACTTTCAACAAATTGGAGAAGAAATCCCTCGATGCTCGGGATTCTGTTTGCGCATTAGATAATTCGTCAGGGGGAGCTCCTGGCTTGCCGGCCCATGCTTCAGAGAGAAGGAAGAATGGCTGGTGCGCTGCAGTGGCTGTCGAGCAGGGCCCACATACAAGGGCACAGTAATTCTCTCGGCAGCCAGTAAAAGGAAGCAGGCATGAACAAGAGATGATTCTGGACCACCGATCCCACCTGCAGGTGACCAAGGAAGCATGTATGCGGTAATGCCCAGGAGACGTGAACGGCTCAATTCGTTGTGCCCCACACGTAAGGGACTGGTGGGATGAAGTCATCTGAGATATCACCGTCAGGTCAATCGGCTAGGGGATTAAAGAAatcaaaaacaaaaaaaactatGTCCACGTTTTGGGCTAGTGAGCCAAGCGGCCATGGTTTTCACATAGATATAAGGCTTCATCattcttttttttgttttcttttcctGCTGTCTTATTTTTGTTTTAAATCCTTACTTCAAATCCAAATCCAGATTATAAATTTAAATATGAGTGCAACAATACAAGAAAATCAAGCATGATGCAAAGTATATTTTATTTTACTTCTATCACTATTCATATTATTTTAAGTAAAGGTGCCAAAACATATAGCTCACTACCAATTAAATCACACCATTCAAAGATTATTTGTTCAAGAGAATAGATCTTTAACCATATTCaaaattaaatgtttaatatttaCTTATAAATGAATGCCTATGAAACCTTTATTTATTAATTATTCTATTCGTAAAAAAATGAGCACTATAAAAAAACTATATACTAATAGAATTATTAACTGTCCATATTCATATATAATTCGGGTATTACAATTACTATCGATAAACAACACATTACTCTTCTGTAACAAAAAAAAAACAATTTCTAAGATCATTATTATAAATTTAAGTCATATTCAATTTAACCAATCGTGTAAAAAAATAGCGGCATCTATGAAAACAAACAAGTATATTATAAAAAAAACTTTTCCATGTATCTAGTGATGCTAATCCCATAATACAAGAATTATTTTTCATAATTTCAATAAAACTTATAAATAACTttttgttgacgcctttttggaggcgccaatcactcaaaagaaccggcggcggtgctctctggccaggcgcggacggtccgcggcttggggccggacggtccgcgacctggcgcgacgtggcggtgctctctggtcaggcgcggacggtccgcggcacagggccggacggtccgcgacctggtacaggagcccgggttccctgcctgacggtcggacggtccgcgccctggggccggactgtccgcgcgtgcgcaggggcgacggaggatcgccgacggcgcctggatctcgctcccgggagggaccccgtcggggaggagagatcctaggagttgtctaggctcgggccggccgacctagactcctctaatcgacgtagagtcgaggagaggcagagaatttggggattggaatactaaactagggctaaactagaactagactagaactactcctaattgtgctgaaaataaatgcgagatagaagttgtattggttcgattgttgggggttcaatcagccgtagcccttcatctatataaagggggaggtctggatccgtttccaactgtttcccgagttaatcccgcggttttaggtaacaaatcccgcgagaaactaggaaccctaactgactctgcgcgcgcgcggaccgtccgcgccaccaccgcggacagtccggaccgcggaccgtccgccaggctcTTTTTAgcctccaacatatgcccccctgccttttggtgcagcttgacgaaccaaaagcatatgaactaaacctgatgtaagtcatcggcttttcaaaatagagatcattcaataaaacaccaatgtataaaggccgttttggattgtatctttctcggccatgaccatttgatcaatggatcaaaatggatagaatggaggtgccccccagcctggatagacaaagggactatacatgtaccatggattcatcgtcatgccattccatgtttgaacaggataatataccgacgatgagtaaataggtggaaagtaccctggtctcatagaatgaataggcgatgcttgttgtgtcgcctttcgggtcgttttgtttgaccgttttgttttagcaggtgaccggggtttctttgttgaccgatcacgtggaacagtctttttgctagtatttttggagagcaactgatcaaaagtaggatcggctttgatcagccgattatatgtgctttgaccttgcgtctttttccttgctttgtgtagaggttgacgcctttggtcataggtggactgtccggctgagttagccggaccgtttgtctgagcaccggattgtccgcacgtaggtgtcggaccatctacgatgctggggctaggctgatgtgtttggtttattaattgtgcctgcccccGGCGTCTTCGAAccttttagccttctcgtccgaagcctttcgagcaatctccttttgtgatatatctgacatgcgaggattgctgatgacgatgcccttgcctttgcctttatcggccatttcgggccgaaccaagacctttttgcatgtaagttctattgtattaacaggaaagggttgtgtgtctacttgcatctcctgaaaagccaatagaccctcatttatggccgattgtatctgtcgacgaaaaatattacaatcattggtggcatgagaaaaggaattatgccactcacaataagcacgcctttttaattcatcaggaggaggaatagtatgagtcaatttaatgttgccgtttttcagtaactcgtcaaatattttatcgcatttggcaacattaaaagtaaacttaacttcctcttgtcgattctttcgaatcgactgcaaagcagaacacgctgaaggtttagcctgtcctggccaaaccagttcgacggtgtatacatccgtggattcatcgtccgaattatcgtatcccactagatgcatcttatggctagccgattttgatgtttccttacttcggctttcacaggtcatagcccgctggtgtaagtgcactagtgaaaagaattgggtgccatctaatttttcttttaagtagggtcgcaacccattgaaagctagccctgtcagttgtttttctgcgacatgaatctgaaagcatcggtttctagtgtcccggaatctccggatatagtcattaaccgattcttcaggcccctgtcggactgaagctaagtcagccaattctaactcatgttctcctgagaagaagtgttcatgaaatttctgctctaattcttcccaagagttaatagagtttggtggcaaagctgcgtaccatgcaaatgcagtatcagtaagggacaacgagaataaacgaacgcggtaggcttccccatcagccaattctcccaagtgtgctatgaattggcttatatgttcgtgtgtgcttttcccactttcaccagaaaacttagagaagtctggtattctagttccctgtgggtatggcacggtgtcgaatcggtggctataaggcttccgatacgattgccctgtacctgacacactaacaccgagtttgtccctgaacatcccggctacctcatctctgaccctctctgccatgtctggcgaccatccattgagtttgtgggtggagatttcaggttgcctgacattactctgtcggctttcctcccaggtatgtttgaggtgtgtgttaggtgtcctattaatgtcaccagctcctgccctatacccctcaggctcttttgtggccgaatagtattcagccctatgtccatgaggtggtatggcatgattataatgtgttgctggtggggcaccataatgttgctgcgatgaatgtgggaactgtgcgtattgcgcagctctcgactctgcgtatgcatatccggacggtccggcgtaagaggccgaatggtccgcgacctggccaaatggtctgaaggtatatccggattgtccagccgtatatggtgctacgTGGGTAGTTTTATACCCAGACCGTCGgtcgtaaagaactggacggtccgcgatcgggccgaatggtccagggctgtactcggatggatcggccatatatggcgtgacttgggcagtctgcgcatggactcgtgtagagtcggatggtccagcgtaatacgtcggccggttcatgccatatccggacggtccgacatAAGATGGCGGATggtccgcaacatatccggacggtccggcgtgatgcaccggacggtccgtgatggggccgaagtgttcagggttgtaccctgatggtccggccatgtacggtgcgacctgagtgttttgtgtgcgggcctgcatctggtcggacggtccggcgaaatacgccggacggtccgcggtataactggactgtctgagatgatgctcggacggtccggtcgcgtccagtacctgccgcgtgcctagtggttgcggctgtgatggtgacacgaaagcatgcatcggcataccatatgatggctgggtcaaaggtgacccgtttatagccaatgtgtttgacgtgggtggcactgtattagactctcgcgatggaaaattaggagcagctgatttctcgtatgcacgtaaatgcattttaatagattcatctacatattgctttaactgatctcctcgttgatccatgaaagtcgtaagagatagatctggagtacttacagcgggaccctgcagtggaggtaggagagattccatatcgatctccccttgacggacgatcttctggtggcgatccaccgtgaagtgtgacaagtacttgtccgccgcctccttgcgccgttcggagagtttatgcagcagttccgcctcttccttgtcgcgttgttcgttccattgccgcatcacctctTTCTCATCGCGCATTACAAGGTCTTCAAAGGgtctttggtcatcagccgggagcgcctccatggctggcttgatgatgttggtagtggagatcttggtgtgatccttagaaccagccatttatgggccgatttttagcagatctagacacctattccccagcagagtcgccaaaaagtatgttgacgcctttttggaggcgccaatcactcaaaagaaccggcggcggtgttcTCTggctaggcgcggacggtccgcggcttggggccggacggtccgcgacctggcgcgacgtggcggtgctctctggtcaggcgcggacggtccgcggcacagggccggacggtccgcgacctggtacaggagcccgggttccctgcctgacggccggacggtccgcgccctggggccggactgtccgcgcgtgcgcaggggcggcggaggatcgccgacggcgcctggatctcgctcccgggagggaccccgtcggggaggagagatcctaggagttgtctaggctcgggccgaccgacctagactcctctaatcgacgtagagtcgaggagaggcagagaatttggggattggaatactaaactagggctaaactagaactagactagaactactcctaattgtgctgaaaataaatgcgagatagaagttgtattggttcgattgttgggggttcaatcggccgtagcccttcatctatataaaggggaggtctggatccgtttccaactgtttcccgagttaatcccgcggttttaggtaacaaatcccgcgagaaactaggaaccctaactgactctgcgcgcgcgcggaccgtccgcgccaccaccgcggacagtccggaccgcggaccgtcgggcctcagggccggaccgtccgccaggctcTTTTTAGCCTCCAACACTTTTAAATTATTATAGAAATTTATTTAATTTAAGAAGGGTGGAATACCTAAAGTTATCGGCTACTTGGATTTCAGTAGGTAATTATAGCAATGGAAAATAAGAACAATTGAATCACGCCCGTAGGAGGTTTGGTAGGTGTGGAAATGGATCACAGCAAAATATTTTTTACAATAAATTAAAATGTTTAATAAATtgtagttcaaaaataaatagaaatagagcTAAAGCTTAATTCGATTctatccttaaattttatagtgtattcTCATCACTAGTTCTGGTTGACCGTTTCTATACGAGAATTGTTTGTGTTACAAACTTGCAACCCACTACCTAATACAAGATCACACGAAGACTAAAAGGGTCTGTGTGTTTTCTTTATTTTTCAGATTGATTCACACAATAATGTACTACAGTCCATCACGTTTGAGCGAAATCAAAATTGTCCCAACACAGTCCTAATCCCCCCCCTTCTATtcatgagccacggcagcccatctAGGCATCTAGCAACCTCAGACAAAACATTAAAAAATCATTCTACCTCCTCCAATTATGGTGTAGTTTGACTTTTCTTTTTGAACTTTAAAATCAGATACCATATCGAATGAATTAACTCTTTATCCTAGTTTGGAGTAGTTTTGGAGATGATTTTGTCTTTTGTAGCAAAAAAATTGGTAAAATCTATACTACTAATTAAGAACgcaaggggtaggctgccccattcctggttctgccattcccattcccaacTCCGTTTTCATTCCCAACTCCTGTGTGTTTGCTTCATTCCCGACTGTCCATTCCCAACTCCTGTGTGTTTGCTTCATTCCCAACTGTGTCCCGCGTCCGCGCATGTGATCCGTTTCCCATTCTCAAGCGTCTCACGCATGTGATCCGTTTCCCATTCCCAAACGTCTCGCGAACCGCGACCAAATTTTTACCAAAAAAAGCTAGCAGCGTGGGTTAAAGCTCACAGCCAACCAAGACTACACATTCTCTGGGACACACTAGCCCTTATAAACAAGTGTTTGCACAGTTCAGTGAACCATGTGGTACTATTCTTAACTTGTATTTGTTGACAACGCAGGAGGCCCATCTGCTTGTGGCCCATAGCAGCCCACCCCAGCGCGCCGTCCTCCTCCACAGCCCACCCCGCGCGCCGTCCACCTCCGCCCACCACCGCGCGCCATCCTCCTCCACAGCCCACCCCGCGCGCCGTCCACCTCGACAGCCCACCCTGCGCGCCGTCCACCTCCGCCCACCACCTCCGCTCCACCCTGGCGCGCCGTCGTCGCTAGGGCGCCCCACCCCCGCGCGCTAGCGAGGCCCATCCCCGCGCGGGGTCATCGCCAGGGCTTCCCACCCCCGCGCGCCACGATCTCCATTGCTGCACCAGCTGCAATCCCCCCACGATCTCCCTCTGAACTGCTCCACTCCCTCCACTTCGATGAGGATAAATGTGGGCGCGACGTCTCCACGCTCTTCTTTCCCTTCTTCCTGCCACGCTTGCTCTCGCCGTCCTCCTTGCCGGCAGACTTGCCCGCGGGGACGCGCTTCTCCGCCTTGGGCTTCTTCCCGGCGGTCGTCTTCTCCGCCGCGGGCTTCTCCTCAGAAGAACCATCAAGTAAGTTTGATGTGGAGAATTAATTTATGTGCCTTGAAGCTTTCCAGTTATTGTTTGATGTGGAACAGTTTGTCTTAGCTGACAATAACATGACACCCAAGCTTACTACACAAGATTACTCACGTCTAAGCTCTTCAGTAATAGCTCACGAGCTGCAACTAAAAAATGGAGAAACCAGATGGGTGGTTGATACCATTGTTGGTAAAGAGGATGGACTTGGTTGTGAGAATCTCCATGGCAGTGGGGCGATTGCCAGCGCATATTCTAAGGCATACAAAGAGACCTTTACTCTGACATTTGTGACTGGAAGAGCTGTTGGCATTGGGGCTTATCTGGCTCGTTTAGGCATGAGGTGTATACAACGTCTTGATCAACCAATTATTTTGACTGGGTTTTCGGCACTAAACAAGCTCCTGGGGCGGGAGGTGTACAGTTCTCATATGCAATTGGGTGGCCCCAAAATCATGGCTACAAATGGCGTTGTCCACCAAACTGTGTCAGATGACCTTGAAGGTGTTTCTGCTATCCTGAAATGGCTCAGTTATGTTCCTCCATATGTTGGTGGTCCTCTTCCCATTATGAAACCCCTAGACCCACCCGAAAGACCAGTAACATACCTCCCTGAGAATGCTTGTGATGCTCTTGCAGCCATCTGTGGCATTCAGGATGGTGAAGGGAGGTGGTTGGGTGGTATGTTTGATAGGGAAAGCTTTGTGGAAACATTGGAAGGTTGGGCAAAAACAGTTATCACCGGAAGAGCAAAGCTTGGTGGAATACCAGTTGGTGTCATAGCTGTAGAAACCCAGACTGTGATGCAAGTCATCCCAGCTGATCCAGGTCAGCTTGATTCCGCTGAGCGCGTAGTCCCTCAAGCAGGTCAGGTTAGCCAATGAGACCACATAAGCACAAACTTATATAGAGGTTATTGAAGAAAAAGAAACTAACTTGATGTAGCCTGAACAGAACATAAAATGAGTCATTTCCATTAAATCTGCTGCTAGAACCTTCATTTTGTTTAGAAGTTCCATCTACAGCTTCATCTGAGCAAACACAGAAGTGTTCCTCTTTCATTTCACCATTAGGAGATAATTCACCCTCTTCTGTTTCAGGCCTTAAATTGTTGTGGGACACCGAATATGCACTAAATGGATGTACACCCAATCCATACAAAGATGTCATCCTGTCATGTTTTATTCTCTGTTGAAGAGGCTATTTAGTCACATTCTCTAGAAATAACTTAAACTTGGAACGGTGAATTTGTCATCCACTGTACATTTGCCAGTTGCCATCGCAATATCATGACCCAACATGAAGGTAGATTACACCAGCAGACCTGCAGGTTACATAAACCAATCACTCttcatcatcttcatcttcatcgtCATCATCCGGAATGGCAGTGTCATCGCCAATACCCTGCAGAAGGGTATCCACATCTTCGCCGAGCTCTGTCAGCCTTGTGCTCAGCTTCTCGACCTTCGTTTGCTCTTGCCCGAGGCAGACGAGTAGATCATTCCGTTCTGCCTCACTGTCCTTCTCAGCCTCTTCCTTAGCTTGCGCTTTTATTGCTTCCACGTCAGGATATGGCACGCTGCCTCCCTGCCGCAAGGCTTTTACCTCGGCATCCAAGCGGTAGTTGGCCTGCTCTATGCTGTTGTAAGCTTCTGACAAGCTCTTGAGATCAGACTCCAGTTTTACTGAAAGGTTTCTTTGGTTGTTAGCTTCAGCTTCAATCTGGGACTTCTCACTTTTGAGTGCCCCTATCTGTCGTTTTGCCCCCTCCAGTTCTTGTCTGAGAGATTCAATCTGGACCCTTTCTCGGCCACTGCTCGGTTTCTGTGAAGTATCTGTGGTCGTACCACCACCAGTTCTCAGTAACTCTTCTGCTAACATTGCATTCCGACAGATGCCATTATAATAAATACCAGTGTCAGCTTCTTATACTTTCAGGTACAACAGTGTCTGAAAAACACTGGCAACAACAGGCACCCAGAAATGAACCCATTAATCTAGCAACAATTATGTATGGTCACTAGCACAACAATTCAGAAGTTAACTTTAAGAAAACCATGCTATCTAAAATATTTTCTCAAGGAAATGCCCGAGTTTGCATGAATCAGCTTGTTTTTGGTTAATAAATTGGGTTTCTTCAATGTTTTTAAAGAATATAGAAAAGATGTGGAACCCTGAATCCTATCACTTATGTATCTAATTTTGATGCTTTCACCACATATGATTGGATTGAACAACAAAAACGAATGGTAGGAATAACACGTGCATCAGCAACAGTCATGAAGAGAAAATAGATCCAGTTTATGCAAGACCCTACCTTCATAGACAGAATTGTTTCATTCCTACCCATAAATTCAGCCACAGACTCAGCA
Proteins encoded:
- the LOC103655673 gene encoding acetyl-CoA carboxylase 1, whose translation is MADGPQHIRTPTPARRPPPQPTPRAVHLRPPPRAILLHSPPRAPSTSTAHPARRPPPPTTSAPPWRAVVARAPHPRALARPIPARGHRQGFPPPRATISIAAPAAIPPRSPSELLHSLHFDEDKCGRDVSTLFFPFFLPRLLSPSSLPADLPAGTRFSALGFFPAVVFSAAGFSSEEPSTDNNMTPKLTTQDYSRLSSSVIAHELQLKNGETRWVVDTIVGKEDGLGCENLHGSGAIASAYSKAYKETFTLTFVTGRAVGIGAYLARLGMRCIQRLDQPIILTGFSALNKLLGREVYSSHMQLGGPKIMATNGVVHQTVSDDLEGVSAILKWLSYVPPYVGGPLPIMKPLDPPERPVTYLPENACDALAAICGIQDGEGRWLGGMFDRESFVETLEGWAKTVITGRAKLGGIPVGVIAVETQTVMQVIPADPGQLDSAERVVPQAGQVSQ